AATAGGAGTTCAAAGCAGTGACTGTAaaatttgttagtttttcaGTCAATTGGTGTTTTGCTGAATTATTTTAGTGGGCATTTGACCATATTTCattgtgaaatttgaaaaaagatagtttttatttttaaagtgaaaaatgatatttgaaaattggATTTGTATTTGGCCATGAACACAAATTGCAGttgtttttgacttttttttgagtaatttggagttaaaaaatttaaaacttcttgttgtttttcaaattcttgaaaatttggaATGCAACTTCAAGTTGAATTACAGAATTTTATGACCAAACATGTTTTCTAGTTCAACtctgaaaaaagtgaaaatttcATGGCTTCAGTTCATTTGATAACCATTCTGGTCtctgattttgatttttaaatactaCATTTGTttgtcttgttttgacttaacaagaggtttaagaaattaaagaaaattattgaattttgtggtcttaaactaaaaGATACGTATAATGTACCAAAATGcgctttaatcttgtggtcttaaacatgtggAAAGTTAGTTACTTGCTTttggactaaaaaggaaagtaaggcaaacaaattgaaactgAGTGAGTAATATTTTATAGATTATTTCGAAACAAAAAAGAGCTTTACTTGTTCTATTTTCTATCTAAAATctcagaaagaaagaaaatggtGCTTAGTACATTGTGTGGCAAATAAAATACTGAAGCTTTTCCGGGTAGTTCTTTGTTTATGCTATCTTTTTAAGGAATCAAGTTCAATCTTAATGACCTCAATTTCAAGTGTGATAAGTGACATCTGAAGTAGGGATGGATATATGCATATCTACATTAAATTTCAACTGAAACAATGAAGTTCTTTTGTTGTGAGCTGCATACTCTGATATTGTTTAAGTTGGACGTAAATACAAATCTTAATCACTGTGAGATGTAATAGCcatttatctatctatctatttatatatatatatatatatatacacacacacacacatatatacatacatacatagtaATTCTTGCCTGTTAAAGTACTTATTGCCGTTCAATATTTTGATACCCGGTGTGTTGGAATTTAATTTTGTTGAACCAACTCATGATAAGCAAGGGTTAGAGTGTTCACTAGTACTTTTAAGACTTGAGGAACGATTATAACAGATGCAAAAAAAACTACTCATGTGTTCTGTTTGTCTCTGTGTTCTGCTTTTCTAAAGTTTCATATAATTATAATCCTAATTCTTTTTAGGTTGATTCATTGTCACAAACTTGACTATGTTTCTATCTTCATTGCTTTGAGTTTCCAACCAAAGAATGTATGACTGAACATGATCTAGATCAAGGGGGATCTATGTTGtcattatgtattttatgtattCAATACTTCTCTTCATGGTATCTGCATAGATCAGTATGCATCAACACTATTTTATGATCGTGTGAAGGGTGGACAAATTGACTAGTAAAAGATATTCTAAGGTCCAAAGGACAAAAGTTGTCAAAACCCCTTCTCCAAACCCCTAAAAAGGGTTCCTGTCTCCTCCTCCAATCTCCACGACCACTATTTCCCCTTCTCCTCACTGGATAGTGCTGTGGCCGGAGCCTTTTGATGTGGTACATATATTCTCTCTATATCTCTGTGTGTTTGCAATGAAGGAAACTGTTTTTCCATGGAATATGTTTTCTTGACAAACAAGTGAGTTTGTTACTTATTTTCTAGTGTTTGGTAAGAAAGcaaagaaatatatattattcCAAGATCAATTATATATAGTCTAATAAAGTACTATGCGGGTGGGATGAGGTGGGATGGGGAGTGGGGGTTCGGTGTGACCGTGTGACGGGGTGGGGGGCGTTGGTGGGTGGGGAGGAGACAATTAACTTGACATGTCACTTAGTGAACTTTTTTTCCCTATTTCCATCCGGaaagatatttttctcatttttaaggaACTTCTATTCCTagagaaaatgttttccaaaacattttgaccaaccaaacatgagaaaattggaTAACATTTTCCAAACCCACCCTTAATCTTCCCATTTAGCTGCtgaggttccttatgaccaATTCTTGGTCAATATGTGTGAATACCATGTTATCTTGAACATCAGATTAACTTCTCCAGATTCAAGTGCATTCTGCGTGATTGTAGAAATATTAAAATGTGAATTTTATGTAGGTTTTCTTTTGTTACTGTTTATTTGGCGGTTTGTTGGTCAACTGGTGGTGAAGTGAATCTTTTTGTGGGTGATTTTGATGGAAATTATGAGTTTTTTCTTCTTGCCTTCTATTTATTTTACAAATACACCAGAATTATGTAACTAACACTACTTAAATGCAAGAGAACTATGAGTCCTACTTAGCACCTGTTTTTGTTTATAAGTCTTACTCCCTCCATCCCAATATACAAGATGATATTTGACTGGACATGAAGTGTAAGATGTTCATTTAAGTCATACGTTGTATTAGTGATAGTGAAAGAAAATGTGGAAATGATTGTTGAACAGTTGTATGATTGTTGAACTGTCACATGGAAGTTTAAAActtgaataatttaattaatctgAAATCTTGAAAGTCATGAAAGTTGTATAGAAATATATTGgtattaaatatttttggatgTTCCAACATAGAAGAGTGTCAGAAAAATTGGGACAGTATGATTTCCAGGTTCATATAATGTTTTAGAAAGTGTAATGATTATTTCCTTGTGGTTTGcatcttatttttaattaaacgCGCAGGGTATTATGGATTTTTTTGTTCATTATTGTATCTCTTATATAATATATTCTTTTTGCAGGGGTAGATTGGCTAAAAATCAATCTTTTTAAGCTGCTACAAACTGTTTGTTGGTGTTGCAAATGCGTGGGAAATGCAGACGATACCCGTCCACAATTTTGTTATTACTAATTATAGTTTTACCATTTTTAGTTTATGCGATCCTGCTTCAGTGTGCTACCAAGAAACCTTCTGCTGTCCCAAATTCAGAAGTTCATACCTAAAAAATGGAGAAATGTTAGAGAATCAGATCCCCGAAACTGTGGCCAGTCCTTGCTGTGTAGTGCACATGAATGTATATCAGGGCCTTGTAAAGCAAGTAATGAATCTATGGTGGATTGCCTACTGACAACCTTGAAGGACTTTGCGGGCCAAGGTCACATATGCAAAGCCTTTAGAACTTTTTCTCTAATTCGGACTCATGTCTCCTCTCAAACCCCTTGTGATCTTGTTATACAGTCATTATCATCTCTTTTATTATGTTGTACTAATTGCAAGTCACTCTCCGAAGGGAAACAAATTCATGCCCACATTATTAATTTGGGCGTTGCACATAGTTGGAATTTGGTGCCAAGGATAATTACCTTCTATACGACCTTTGGTTTACTTGATGATGCTCATGAAATTGCCGGCACTTCAAATATTTTGCACCCTCTCCCTTGGAATCTCCTTATTTCTTCTTATGTTAGAAGGGGGCGGAATGAAGAGGCATTCTCTGCCTATAGGCAGATGGTGAATAGAGGTGTAAGACCCGATGATTTCACTTATCCATCTGTTCTAAAGGCCTGTGGTGAACAAATAAATCTTGTTTTTGGCCGGGATATTCACAAATCTATAGATGCTAGTTTGCTAGAGGGTAACTTGTTTGTCCAGAATGCTTTAGTTTCTATGTATGCGAAATGCGGGGAAGTCGATGTTgcacatgatatatttgaaagGATGCCAATTAAGGATGTAGTTTCTTGGAATTCAATGATCTCTGGTTATGCTACCAAAGGTATGTGGAGTAAAGCTTTTGAGCTTTTTGATAAAATGAGGGCTGCTGGTGCTGAAATGGATATTATTACTTGGAACACCATAGCTGGAGGTTGCTTGAAGACAGGTAACTTTATTGGGACTCTTAAATTGTTCTCTCAAATGAGAACTTGTGGAATTCAGCTAGAACCTGTGGCAACCCTTATTGGTTTGGGTGCATGTTCCCACACCGGTTTGTtaaaaaatggaaaagaaattcATGGCTTAGTGATTCGAAGTCACCTTGATGATTTTGATAATGTAAGAAACGCTTTAATTAATATGTATGCCAGATGTGAGGCACTTAAGCAGGCATACATTTTGTTTCAGCGTGTTGGCTCTAAAACTGTAATTACCTGGAATACAATCATATCTGGCTTTGCACATTGGGACAGGTCTGAGGAAACCTCCTTTCTTTTCCGAGAAATGTTGCTTTCTGGTTTTGAGCCGAATTATATCACTATAGCAGGCATTCTCCCCCTGTGTGCTAGGGTGGCAAATTTACAACATGGGAAAGAATTTCACTGCTATCTTGCAAGGCGTGAAGGATTTGAGGAACATTTGCTCTTGTGGAATTCACTTGTGGATATGTATGCAAGATCTGGAAAGGTTGTTGTAGCCAGAAAGCTGTTTAATTTGATAAGCAAGAAAGATGCAATTACCTACACTTCGCTGATAGCAGGATATGGTATTCAAGGTGAAGGAAGAGAAGCAATTGAACTATTTAATGAGATGATAAAACTCCATATAAAACCAGACCATGTGACCATGGTTGCTGCTTTGTCAGCCTGTAGTCATTCAGGCCTTGTGATGCAGGGCCAGAAACTATTTGAACAGATGCAAAGTACTTATGGTATAAGTCCTCATCTGGAGCACTTCTCTTGCATGGTTGACCTTTTTGGTAGGGCTGGTCTACTTAAAAAGGCAGAGGAAATTATCATAAAGATGCCTTATGAACCAACACCTGAAATGTGGGCAACTCTCCTTGGAGCATGTAAGATTCATAGGAATACTGAGATAGGAGAATGGGCAGCTGAGAAGCTGCTGGGGCTGAGGCCTGATAATCCTGGATACTACGTGTTGATTGCTAATATGTATGCGGATGCTGGGCGTTGGGACAAACTGGCAAAAGTGAGGACCCTCATGCGGGATTTCGGTGTAAGAAAATCTCCAGGATGTGCTTGGGTTGATACGGGTTCTGGCTTTTCTCCCTTTTTGGTTGAAGATACCTCCAGTGGCCAAAGTAATGAAATTTATTGTCTACTGGGAGGGCTGAATAGGCAAATGAAAGACACTGGTCATTTGTCTACAGAGGATTCGTCTTCTGAAGAAGAACTTTGTGAAGGACTCCTTTAGGAAACAGAAGGTGAGACTCGGATCCAGTCCTTTGACTATTTCCGTAAGAACTTTGCTCATCTTTCCTGTTGCGAGGTATATCCTATCCCTCATGCAGAATATGTGCCAGTTTGATCGAACATTCTGCTTTTTCTGCCACGGTTGAGGTAAATGACTGTTTTATGCATATCAGCACTTTCTTTTAACCATGTGCAAAGAAAAGTTAGCAAATACTTTGACTTGTGATTCTTTCAATGCCATAGTTGTCTTTTCACCCCCTGTCTGAAGCTAGCATgactttctttatcttttttacCACTGATAATGTTTTCTCTTTACAGGTTGCAGGTTTTGGAGAGTAATGAAACACTTGGAGAATTTATTTCAATCTTCAAGGTAGAGAACCCAGATTTTTAAAACAGAATACTGATGACATTAATTGTTCAAGTCGTAACTGTATTTTCTCATTTGTTTTGTAGGCTTATGATCTCAGTTCGAATGACCAGGGTTCTTTCGCTGCAGCATACGTTTTCATTTGCAAGATAAATCCCTGGGTGCAGACTCATTCTTTTCCAAATAATACTACTGTTCATTTTATTACATTCAATTTTATAGGTGTGTTCATCttttcttgatttactctcTTAAATCCCTTGGTGAAGAGTTATTCTATTccaattattttcttttgatgtacTCCATGAAGTATTTATATCAAGGACTGCCTTTTTTAGATCTTGAGAAGAGGTCTTCTCACTTTTACTTTAACATGGATATAAGAATTAGAATTAATTAGATTCAACATCAAGTTATAAAAGTACTACCACCTTTCGTTGGGTCGagctttaattattttttaaaaatttggaacatcaaatttcataacTTTTCTGAGGAAAAAAATACATACTACGGATAGTATTTGCAACTTATAGTATGTTTCGTATAGTTTCAACGACAACATACTCAACGTAATCTGACAAAGTGGGGCctgagggtagagtgtatgcagaccttacccctaccttgaaGGTAGAGTGTTGTTTTGGATAGATCCTCAGCTCAAGGAAATATAGTTTGAAGCAGTATGTAGAAAATGTTTCCTATAGTTCTTTATCAGAAAAAATGAAATGTTTCCTATAGTTCTTTATCAGAAAAAATGAAATGTTTCCTATAGTTTTcgaatatataaaatttaaatattagatTTATGTAATTCAATTTAGCTCCGAGGATTAGTCGAATGGACACTCGTGAAGCGAAACGTGACTAGTAAAAGTAATGGAGGGAGTACATTATTTCTGAAAATTTTCCCACTCCTCTAAGATTTAATATTTGTCTTGATAAAATATAAGCTTCTAAAGGTATTAATACCCTGAACATAGTAGTAAATGATTAAATTGACTTGTTTCTCCATAAACAGGGTTCTCATGTCTGATGACTTCATTCCAGGGGCACTTTGCAAGCTGGAGCTAAGGTTATTGTTCATCTTGTCAAAGCTATAGGTGCGTCATTAATTACTATTTGTGTTCTGTCTCGTCAATGTAGTCTATTTGTCTTCCTTTCTCTATCATGTTAGTGCTAATAAGGATGAGAAAAGGCAGTCAATGCCCTCATGAAGTGGTTCTTTTCTTTTAGTATATTGGTGTCGATTATTAGCTAAATTAATAAATGAGATTCTTGCTACTCTCATATTAAAAACTGTGGCTTTCTCTAATGTAATTAGAAATGAGATTCTCAATTTACTGTAACAAGGGGAAAACAGTTTATTTCTTGCCTGAGTAGAACATAATTGTTGCAAATTCATGAAAGGTGATATAGGCACATGACTTGCACTTCATGCTCCtagttattttatattttaagtgtatattcttttccttttcccctTTTGGATTTATGGTGATGTCATTCCTATTAAGCACCGTAGCCTAAATGATGAATTCCTTGTATAGGGGAAAGTTGAGCAAAT
This Solanum dulcamara chromosome 1, daSolDulc1.2, whole genome shotgun sequence DNA region includes the following protein-coding sequences:
- the LOC129901502 gene encoding pentatricopeptide repeat-containing protein At1g71490-like, which gives rise to MRSCFSVLPRNLLLSQIQKFIPKKWRNVRESDPRNCGQSLLCSAHECISGPCKASNESMVDCLLTTLKDFAGQGHICKAFRTFSLIRTHVSSQTPCDLVIQSLSSLLLCCTNCKSLSEGKQIHAHIINLGVAHSWNLVPRIITFYTTFGLLDDAHEIAGTSNILHPLPWNLLISSYVRRGRNEEAFSAYRQMVNRGVRPDDFTYPSVLKACGEQINLVFGRDIHKSIDASLLEGNLFVQNALVSMYAKCGEVDVAHDIFERMPIKDVVSWNSMISGYATKGMWSKAFELFDKMRAAGAEMDIITWNTIAGGCLKTGNFIGTLKLFSQMRTCGIQLEPVATLIGLGACSHTGLLKNGKEIHGLVIRSHLDDFDNVRNALINMYARCEALKQAYILFQRVGSKTVITWNTIISGFAHWDRSEETSFLFREMLLSGFEPNYITIAGILPLCARVANLQHGKEFHCYLARREGFEEHLLLWNSLVDMYARSGKVVVARKLFNLISKKDAITYTSLIAGYGIQGEGREAIELFNEMIKLHIKPDHVTMVAALSACSHSGLVMQGQKLFEQMQSTYGISPHLEHFSCMVDLFGRAGLLKKAEEIIIKMPYEPTPEMWATLLGACKIHRNTEIGEWAAEKLLGLRPDNPGYYVLIANMYADAGRWDKLAKVRTLMRDFGVRKSPGCAWVDTGSGFSPFLVEDTSSGQSNEIYCLLGGLNRQMKDTGHLSTEDSSSEEELCEGLL